aagatcaagatgagtgcaccacctagaaactgggaagggcaatccattGCTAGGCCCCACTCTTCAACGGCCAGTATTACTCTTAgtggaaaaacaggatgagagataACATCATAGGAGAATACTATGAGCTATGTgacattgtcacagatggtccactggctaccatgaagataaatgttGAAGGAGAAGAGGTGCAAAaaacaagagctgactgcactgctAAGGACTTGAGAAAGTGGGAGAAGAATGTTAAAGCCaaaaaatggcttgtttgtggactcgaTCCAGATGAGTACCGTAGAATACAAAGTTGTACCACTGCCAAGGAAAtctgggacactttgcaagtggcccatgaaggaacacctcaagtgaagaggtccagagaaacactactatattctcaatatgagaatttcaccatgaaggaaggggaaaccatccaaaagatgtatacaaggttcaccacagTAATAAATGAACTTAAGTATCTTGGAAGGGTTATTCATGAAGAAGATATAGTTGAGAAGATTCTAACAAGGGTTCTGCCAGTTACTTAGGTGAGCAAAATCACttccattcaggaatcaaagaacattgccactcttaggttggatgagctaattggaaatctcactgcttatgaacttagaaggaaaaccatgaaaatggatgtacctaaCAAGGAAAGGAtcctggcactcagaatcactgaaggtgctGATCTGGAggaagatgaaatggctatgatcaccgaGGACTTGAAGAAATACCTTATGAGAGGAAAAGGTTCTTCAAGAGGTGGAAATTACAACAAAGCAAGGGTTCCTGAAAAAATGACCAATGAAGGTTGCTACAAGTGTGGGAATACTGATCATCACATTAAGAActgccctcaatgggaaattgaatggaagaaggaaagatctGAACGAAGGaataggaagaaggaacaggttcatcccaataagaacaaaggatcaacaaaggctatggttgctgcttggggagaaagttcAGACGAGGAATcaaatgatgaaaatggagatGAACAATcacttatggcaattggagaatcAGATGGGGAATCTCATGAGGAACAGAGGTAAgtataattcatctcaaagacaagattaagtttttgtctaaagaaaaacTTTCTGAATTATagctagatttcattgatgaatctgaggtaataaataaagaaaaagaacagCTGTCTAAGGAttgtgtgattttaaaagcaaagtgtaagaacccGGAACTTAGAGTTAGTGAGACTGTGAGTGAAAATACTACtctgaagaaccaggttcatacaTTTGAAGCAAATGTTCTTGAGTTAAAATctaaaaatctaaaactgaaactaGGAACCAGTAAGAAGACAGCTGATTGCACACACctcactttagaagaaaatgtaggaaaaCTGAATGATGAGTTGTATAGgaaggatgagcaggtaagaGTGCTAGAGgaggatctaggcaaggtcaagcatgaactagacagaactaGTAAATGGGATAGGTCCTTCGATGCTTTGTCATGGCTACATGAACATCACaatagcaatagaagaggacttgATTTTGGGAATCAACTACCAAAGTGGGATCCTAGATGAAAGTACCTCACTCTTCATGAGAAGAAGatttgtactcactgtggtaagactggtcactataaaagtgaatgtaaCGCAAAAGAAAGGGTcagtcaaaagaacaaaaaatttgttcaagggaagaattgGTTACCAAGTttggctaaaaataatttaa
The DNA window shown above is from Nicotiana tomentosiformis chromosome 8, ASM39032v3, whole genome shotgun sequence and carries:
- the LOC138898192 gene encoding uncharacterized protein, encoding MRDNIIGEYYELCDIVTDGPLATMKINVEGEEVQKTRADCTAKDLRKWEKNVKAKKWLVCGLDPDEYRRIQSCTTAKEIWDTLQVAHEGTPQVKRSRETLLYSQYENFTMKEGETIQKMYTRFTTVINELKYLGRVIHEEDIVEKILTRESKNIATLRLDELIGNLTAYELRRKTMKMDVPNKERILALRITEGADLEEDEMAMITEDLKKYLMRGKGSSRGGNYNKARVPEKMTNEGCYKCGNTDHHIKNCPQWEIEWKKERSERRNRKKEQVHPNKNKGSTKAMVAAWGESSDEESNDENGDEQSLMLDFIDESEVINKEKEQLSKDCVILKAKCKNPELRVSETVSENTTLKNQVHTFEANVLELKSKNLKLKLGTSKKTADCTHLTLEENVGKLNDELYRKDEQVRVLEEDLGKVKHELDRTSKWDRSFDALSWLHEHHNSNRRGLDFGNQLPKWDPR